One genomic region from Streptomyces sp. NBC_01304 encodes:
- a CDS encoding DUF5107 domain-containing protein, whose amino-acid sequence MTTIRRDVLTLPGAALGPENPLPALRTLDEMHTIDERAKGGLPRDMARQIGYEPLHNVLPVRILDGYTRDRAELTLDTIVLENDRLRATVLPGLGGRVYSLVHKSTEAHSTETQTTETRPTETELLYRNPVFQPADFALNGAWYSGGIEWNIGATGHTTLSCAPVHAARVPAPGGGEMLRLWEWERLRDVPFQVDLWLPEGSDFLYVGVRVRNPHEKPVPVYWWSNIAVPEERRVLAPADEAWHFGYERSLRRVPVPEWNGVDRTYPLRSEYPADYFYEVPDNERRWIAALDERGQGLVQTSTDLLRGRKLFLWGSGTGGRRWQRWLTEPGTGGYCEIQAGLARTQLEHVKLDAESEFAWLEAYGPLKADAPAAHGGDWAAARADVAGRLEDVLPRASVEEAYEAWRAHADAEPGERLATGSGWGALEVLRTGYKLPGTPFDEATLGDVQAPWLELLHGGAVPEPRKVAPPGPTPVAPAWRDMLETAPAEPHTEYHLGVAQWHAGDLAQAVRSWERGLELAPSQWPLLRCLAVADREAGNPERAADRYVEAFDDLCAERRDDGETWTAATAALGREAIEALLATGRVPQARSVWDRLRPENRARGRFRLIEAQLLLAEGEKEAARAVFDAGFEVSDLREGAEVLGETWEALTDEPLPERYEFRMRPAAE is encoded by the coding sequence GTGACGACGATCCGACGCGACGTACTGACCCTGCCCGGAGCCGCGTTGGGGCCGGAGAACCCGCTGCCGGCCCTGCGCACCCTCGACGAGATGCACACGATCGACGAGCGCGCCAAGGGAGGCCTGCCCCGGGACATGGCGCGGCAGATCGGCTACGAGCCGCTGCACAACGTGCTGCCCGTCCGCATCCTCGACGGCTACACCCGCGACCGTGCCGAGCTCACCCTCGACACGATCGTGCTCGAGAACGACCGGCTGCGCGCCACGGTCCTGCCCGGCCTCGGAGGCCGGGTGTACTCCCTGGTCCACAAGTCGACCGAAGCGCACTCCACCGAAACCCAGACCACCGAAACCCGCCCCACCGAAACCGAACTCCTCTACCGCAACCCGGTGTTCCAGCCCGCCGACTTCGCACTCAACGGCGCCTGGTACTCCGGCGGCATCGAGTGGAACATCGGCGCCACCGGCCACACCACCCTCTCCTGCGCCCCGGTGCACGCCGCACGCGTTCCCGCGCCGGGCGGCGGCGAGATGCTCAGGCTCTGGGAGTGGGAGCGGCTGCGCGACGTGCCGTTCCAGGTGGATCTGTGGCTGCCGGAGGGATCCGACTTCCTGTACGTCGGTGTCCGCGTGCGCAATCCGCACGAGAAGCCGGTGCCCGTGTATTGGTGGTCCAACATCGCCGTGCCCGAGGAGCGCAGGGTGCTCGCCCCGGCCGACGAGGCCTGGCACTTCGGATACGAACGGAGCCTGCGACGAGTACCCGTGCCCGAGTGGAACGGCGTGGACCGCACGTACCCGCTGCGCAGCGAATACCCCGCCGACTACTTCTACGAGGTCCCCGACAACGAGCGCCGCTGGATAGCCGCGCTCGACGAGAGGGGACAGGGCCTCGTCCAGACGTCGACCGACCTGCTGCGCGGCCGCAAGCTCTTCCTGTGGGGCTCCGGCACCGGCGGCCGCCGCTGGCAGCGCTGGCTCACCGAACCCGGCACCGGCGGCTACTGCGAGATCCAGGCGGGCCTCGCCCGCACCCAGCTGGAGCATGTGAAGCTCGACGCGGAGAGCGAGTTCGCCTGGCTGGAGGCGTACGGCCCGCTCAAGGCCGACGCCCCGGCGGCGCACGGCGGCGACTGGGCCGCCGCCCGCGCCGACGTCGCCGGCCGCCTGGAGGACGTGCTGCCCCGCGCCTCGGTCGAGGAGGCCTACGAGGCCTGGCGCGCGCACGCCGACGCCGAGCCCGGCGAGCGGCTGGCCACCGGCTCCGGGTGGGGCGCGCTCGAAGTCCTGCGCACCGGCTACAAGTTGCCGGGCACCCCCTTCGACGAGGCCACGCTCGGCGACGTACAGGCGCCGTGGCTGGAACTCCTGCACGGCGGCGCCGTCCCGGAGCCGCGCAAGGTGGCACCGCCCGGGCCCACGCCGGTGGCCCCGGCCTGGCGGGACATGCTGGAGACCGCGCCCGCCGAACCGCACACCGAGTACCACCTGGGGGTCGCCCAGTGGCACGCCGGGGACCTCGCGCAGGCGGTACGCAGCTGGGAGCGCGGCCTCGAACTCGCGCCCTCGCAATGGCCGTTGCTGCGCTGCCTGGCCGTGGCCGACCGGGAGGCGGGCAATCCGGAACGGGCCGCCGACCGCTACGTCGAGGCCTTCGACGACCTGTGCGCCGAGCGGCGCGACGACGGCGAGACCTGGACCGCGGCCACCGCCGCCCTCGGCCGCGAGGCGATCGAGGCGCTGCTCGCCACGGGCCGGGTCCCGCAGGCCCGCTCGGTGTGGGACCGGCTGCGGCCGGAGAACCGGGCCCGCGGCCGGTTCCGGCTGATCGAGGCCCAACTGCTGCTCGCCGAGGGCGAGAAGGAGGCGGCGCGCGCCGTGTTCGACGCGGGGTTCGAGGTGTCGGATCTACGGGAAGGGGCGGAGGTCCTGGGGGAGACCTGGGAGGCACTGACGGATGAACCGCTGCCCGAGCGGTACGAGTTCCGGATGCGGCCGGCTGCTGAATGA
- a CDS encoding arginase family protein, producing MRRIVVIDAPSNLGLRPPTPTSVPGCYKLAGALREQRIVQRLGAHEGGVVVPPRYDRGNWQEGDGVFNAEAIAAYTPKLADRIEQHLRAGDFPLVLGGDCSIQLGASLAMRRIGRYGLAAIDGSADFRHTGNSERIGAAGGEELAIGTGRGQDDLADIEGLRPYLRDEDVRLFGMRDYDEDRAELAELKIPTATVGEIREWGPEGIAGAVRQGFEAAAEQLPDFGGYWVHLDADVLDPTVMPAVDSPDPDGLLPEELTRLLRTLVQSDHCVGLNVTIYDPDLDPDGTAAALLTDIVVNAFAQS from the coding sequence ATGCGACGGATCGTGGTCATCGACGCCCCCTCCAACCTGGGCCTGCGCCCACCCACCCCCACCAGCGTCCCCGGCTGCTACAAACTGGCCGGCGCCCTGCGCGAGCAGCGCATCGTGCAGCGCCTGGGCGCGCACGAGGGAGGCGTAGTAGTGCCGCCCCGCTACGACCGGGGCAACTGGCAGGAGGGCGACGGCGTGTTCAACGCCGAGGCCATCGCCGCGTACACCCCCAAGCTGGCCGACCGCATCGAACAGCACCTAAGGGCGGGAGACTTCCCGCTCGTCCTCGGCGGCGACTGCTCGATCCAGCTCGGCGCGTCCCTGGCCATGCGCCGCATCGGCCGCTACGGCCTCGCGGCCATCGACGGTTCCGCGGACTTCCGGCACACGGGCAACTCCGAGCGGATCGGCGCGGCGGGCGGCGAGGAGCTGGCGATCGGCACCGGACGCGGCCAGGACGACCTCGCCGACATCGAGGGCCTCAGGCCCTACCTCCGCGACGAGGACGTACGGCTCTTCGGGATGCGTGACTACGACGAGGACCGTGCCGAACTCGCCGAGTTGAAGATTCCGACCGCGACCGTCGGCGAGATCCGCGAATGGGGCCCGGAGGGCATCGCGGGCGCGGTGCGACAGGGCTTCGAGGCCGCCGCCGAACAACTGCCCGACTTCGGCGGGTACTGGGTCCACCTGGACGCCGACGTGCTCGACCCGACCGTCATGCCGGCCGTCGACAGCCCGGACCCGGACGGGCTCCTGCCCGAGGAACTGACCCGGCTCCTGCGCACATTGGTGCAGTCCGACCACTGCGTGGGCCTCAACGTCACCATCTACGACCCCGACCTGGACCCCGACGGCACCGCGGCCGCCCTCCTCACGGACATCGTCGTGAACGCCTTTGCGCAATCCTGA
- a CDS encoding GNAT family N-acetyltransferase yields the protein MSSHVTYLAEGPRVGIRHFTHADAEAFTALARESRKLHHPWLAPPVTTEAYETYAGRLIEDPTKAGFLVCDRDTADIAGFININNIVQGAFLCGALGYGAFAHAAGRGLMTEALNLVVAHAFQEPLNLHRLEINAQPGNTASIALARSCGFRLEGYSPDFLYIDGAWRDHERWAVTREMRRRSAVHEREGSGR from the coding sequence ATGTCTTCTCACGTCACCTACCTCGCCGAGGGGCCTCGCGTCGGCATACGCCACTTCACCCACGCCGACGCCGAGGCCTTCACGGCCCTGGCCCGCGAGAGCCGGAAGCTGCACCACCCCTGGCTGGCGCCGCCCGTCACCACAGAGGCGTACGAGACCTACGCGGGCCGCCTCATCGAGGACCCCACCAAGGCGGGCTTCCTCGTCTGCGACCGCGACACAGCCGACATCGCAGGCTTCATCAACATCAACAACATCGTCCAGGGCGCCTTCCTCTGCGGCGCCCTCGGCTACGGCGCCTTCGCCCACGCCGCGGGCAGAGGCCTGATGACCGAAGCCCTCAACCTGGTCGTCGCCCACGCTTTCCAAGAACCCTTGAACCTGCACCGCCTTGAAATCAACGCCCAGCCCGGCAATACGGCATCCATCGCCCTGGCCCGAAGCTGCGGCTTCCGCCTCGAGGGCTACTCGCCGGACTTCCTCTACATCGACGGCGCCTGGCGCGACCACGAACGCTGGGCCGTCACGCGCGAGATGCGCCGGCGATCAGCAGTGCACGAACGCGAGGGGTCGGGTCGGTAG
- a CDS encoding DUF1049 domain-containing protein: MSSNASSGGGGKKNGMLTPGRLTVAGLGILALIFIFENTRNTKIRLLIPEVTMPLWMALLGTGLIGALCGAYLIRRRK, translated from the coding sequence ATGAGCTCCAACGCTTCGAGCGGTGGCGGCGGCAAGAAGAACGGGATGCTCACGCCCGGCCGCCTGACCGTCGCGGGCCTCGGCATTCTCGCCCTCATTTTCATCTTCGAGAACACCCGCAACACCAAGATCCGCCTGCTGATCCCCGAAGTGACCATGCCGCTGTGGATGGCGCTCCTGGGCACGGGCCTGATCGGTGCCCTCTGCGGGGCCTACCTCATCAGGAGACGCAAATGA
- a CDS encoding CocE/NonD family hydrolase: MALGAALAAPLALAAAPAHATDAATGQFTVTALKFTVDAGGTTCTVDADLYRPAGADRAHPVPAILTTNGFGGSKADGSTDATAKAFAQRGYAALAYSGLGFGKSGCPISLDDPRIDGKAASRLIDFLAGKRAADDGTKADFVTKDGKGDPRVGMIGGSYGGAIQLATAAVDRRVDALVPMITWNDLAYSLDPNNTAQTSGVSSDTPGAYKYQWTNGFFLIGEAQGLLNPSLDPSRLGASGCLHFVAGACETKRLLDAKRYPTGRTAEMLNFARGTSPVSYVNRVKAPTLLVQGQADSLFNLNEATATYKQLKAAGTTTKMIWQSWGHSGGLTDPATGELNLGQGNLETSYVGKRILAWFDRYLQKHKGTDTGPEFAYYRDWKSATDAYGTAARLPATNQKLYLSGDGKLVDNRSKVARGSREYKNWLIPTSHSESSLAGMIGLPDPAPRDTKGTYLDWTSEPLTEATDVVGAPKATLRVISPKTERVQNSGDGADKLVLFAKLYDIAPDGTKTLVHRLVAPVRVPDVTRKFTVTLPGIVHRYEKGHRLQFVIAASDDAYFGNKGVKPVTVTSAPEDTGVVELPVVR; encoded by the coding sequence ATGGCCCTCGGTGCCGCGCTCGCCGCACCGCTCGCCCTGGCCGCTGCGCCCGCCCACGCGACGGACGCCGCGACAGGTCAATTCACCGTCACCGCGCTGAAGTTCACCGTCGACGCGGGCGGCACCACCTGCACGGTCGACGCCGACCTCTACCGCCCGGCGGGCGCCGACCGCGCCCACCCGGTGCCCGCGATCCTGACCACCAACGGCTTCGGCGGCAGCAAGGCCGACGGCTCCACCGACGCCACCGCCAAGGCCTTCGCCCAGCGCGGCTACGCCGCCCTCGCCTACTCGGGCCTCGGCTTCGGCAAGTCCGGCTGCCCGATCTCCCTGGACGACCCGCGCATCGACGGCAAGGCGGCCTCACGGCTCATCGACTTCCTCGCCGGCAAGCGCGCCGCCGACGACGGCACCAAGGCCGATTTCGTCACCAAGGACGGCAAGGGCGACCCCCGTGTCGGCATGATCGGCGGCTCCTACGGCGGGGCGATCCAGCTGGCGACCGCCGCCGTGGACCGCCGCGTCGACGCGCTGGTCCCGATGATCACCTGGAACGACCTGGCCTACTCGCTCGACCCGAACAACACGGCGCAGACCAGCGGCGTCTCCTCCGACACCCCGGGCGCGTACAAGTACCAGTGGACCAACGGCTTCTTCCTCATCGGCGAGGCACAGGGCCTGCTCAACCCCAGCCTGGACCCCTCCCGGCTCGGCGCCTCCGGCTGTCTGCACTTCGTCGCCGGCGCCTGCGAGACCAAGCGCCTCCTGGACGCCAAGCGCTACCCCACGGGCCGCACCGCCGAGATGCTGAACTTCGCGCGCGGCACGTCCCCCGTGTCGTACGTGAACCGGGTCAAGGCACCGACGCTGCTCGTCCAGGGGCAGGCCGACAGTCTCTTCAACCTCAACGAGGCGACGGCGACGTACAAGCAGCTGAAGGCCGCCGGCACCACCACCAAGATGATCTGGCAGTCCTGGGGCCACAGCGGCGGCCTCACCGACCCGGCCACGGGTGAACTCAACCTCGGCCAGGGCAACTTGGAGACGAGCTACGTCGGCAAGCGGATCCTCGCCTGGTTCGACCGCTACCTGCAGAAGCACAAGGGCACCGACACCGGCCCCGAGTTCGCGTACTACCGCGACTGGAAGTCGGCCACCGACGCCTACGGGACCGCCGCACGGCTGCCCGCCACCAACCAGAAGCTCTACCTCTCCGGCGACGGCAAGCTCGTCGACAACCGCAGCAAGGTCGCGCGCGGCAGCCGCGAGTACAAGAACTGGCTGATCCCCACCAGCCACTCCGAAAGCTCCCTCGCCGGCATGATCGGCCTGCCCGACCCGGCACCCCGGGACACCAAGGGCACCTACCTCGACTGGACCAGCGAGCCGCTCACCGAGGCCACCGACGTCGTCGGCGCCCCGAAGGCGACCTTGCGCGTCATCTCCCCGAAGACCGAGCGGGTGCAGAACTCCGGCGACGGAGCCGACAAGCTGGTGCTCTTCGCCAAGCTGTACGACATCGCGCCCGACGGCACCAAGACCCTCGTCCACCGCCTGGTCGCACCGGTCCGGGTGCCCGACGTGACCAGGAAGTTCACGGTCACCCTGCCCGGCATCGTGCACCGCTACGAGAAGGGCCACCGCCTCCAGTTCGTGATCGCCGCGAGCGACGACGCGTACTTCGGCAACAAGGGCGTCAAGCCGGTCACCGTCACCAGCGCGCCCGAGGACACCGGAGTCGTCGAGCTGCCCGTGGTCCGGTAA
- a CDS encoding S66 peptidase family protein, with the protein MTPPNGARRPAPLVRPRRLVPGDRVAVVAPSGPVPEERLQAGLDILRGWDLDPVVAPHVLDRHAELGYLAGADRDRARDLQQAWCDPSVAGVFCARGGYGVQRMVDLLDFDAMRAAGPKVFLGFSDITALHEAFAVRLGLATLHGPMAAGADFIKNARAQDHLRATLFAPESVRTIEGSGRAMVPGRASGITLGGCLCLLAADLGTPHARPSARGGLLCLEDTGEEPYRVDRMLTQLLRSGWLEGVSGILLGSWAECEPYEEVRAVLVDRLAGLGVPVVEEFGFGHGEGALTIPLGVPAVLDADAGTLTLEVPALG; encoded by the coding sequence GTGACACCGCCCAACGGAGCCCGCCGACCGGCTCCCCTCGTGCGCCCCCGCCGCCTCGTCCCCGGCGACCGCGTCGCCGTCGTGGCGCCCAGCGGCCCCGTCCCCGAGGAGCGGCTGCAGGCCGGTCTCGACATTCTGCGCGGCTGGGACCTGGACCCGGTCGTCGCACCCCATGTCCTGGACCGGCACGCCGAGTTGGGCTACCTCGCCGGGGCCGACCGGGACCGCGCCCGGGACCTGCAGCAGGCGTGGTGCGACCCGTCGGTCGCGGGGGTGTTCTGCGCACGCGGCGGGTACGGCGTGCAGCGCATGGTGGACTTGCTCGACTTCGACGCGATGCGCGCGGCCGGTCCCAAGGTGTTCCTCGGGTTCAGTGACATCACCGCCCTGCACGAGGCCTTCGCGGTCCGCCTCGGCCTCGCCACGCTGCACGGACCGATGGCGGCCGGCGCCGACTTCATCAAGAACGCACGCGCGCAGGACCACTTGAGGGCCACGCTGTTCGCCCCCGAGTCGGTACGCACCATCGAGGGGTCGGGCCGGGCGATGGTCCCCGGCCGGGCGAGCGGCATCACGCTGGGCGGCTGCCTCTGCCTGCTCGCCGCCGACCTGGGCACCCCGCACGCCAGGCCCTCCGCCCGAGGCGGCCTGCTCTGCCTGGAGGACACCGGCGAGGAGCCGTACCGCGTCGACCGCATGCTGACCCAACTCCTGCGCTCCGGCTGGCTGGAGGGGGTCTCGGGCATCCTGCTGGGCTCATGGGCGGAGTGCGAGCCGTACGAGGAGGTACGGGCCGTCCTCGTCGACCGCCTTGCCGGGCTCGGGGTGCCGGTCGTCGAGGAGTTCGGGTTCGGGCACGGCGAGGGAGCGCTGACGATTCCGCTGGGGGTGCCTGCCGTGCTGGACGCGGACGCGGGGACGCTGACGCTGGAGGTTCCCGCGCTGGGCTGA
- a CDS encoding S9 family peptidase: MVRTEAYGAWTSPIDAALAASHDGRPEYAEFVGDEVWWTAPRPTEGGRRALVRRRAEGGEESVLPAPWNVRSRVIEYGGRPWAGAQQGGGPLLVFVNFTDQRLYAYEPDIPGSEPRPLTPVSPVGEGIRWADPQLRPDLGEVWCVLEEFTGDGPSDVRRVIAAVPLDGSAAEDRSAVRELSDGRHRFVTGARLSPDGRRAAWLAWDHPRMPWDGTELLVADVGEDGRFGVASAVAGGPEESIAQAEWAPDGTLLFASDRTGWWNLYRADDRGGAVALCRRDEEFAGPLWKIGVRWFAPLDNGLIAVVHGKGATALGILDPETGEVVDAAGPWTEWSGTLTTHGSRVVGVAASPRSAYEVVELDTSSGRARVIGATHDDPVDPTYYPEPQIRTFSGPAGREIHAHIYPPHNPRHRAPDAELPPYVVWVHGGPTGHAPLVLDLEIAYFTSRGIGVAEVNYGGSTGYGRAYRNRLREQWGVVDVEDCAAVALALAEEGTADPARLAIRGGSAGGWTAAASLALTDVYACGTVIYPILDLTGWATGETHDFESQYLESLVGPLAEVPGRYQERSPAAQADRITAPFLLLQGLDDVICPPSQCERFLARMAGRRVPHAYIAFEGEGHGFRRADTMIRVLESELSLYAQTFGIRPPGIATLELSK; encoded by the coding sequence ATGGTGCGCACCGAGGCGTACGGAGCCTGGACATCACCGATCGACGCCGCGCTCGCGGCCTCCCACGACGGGCGGCCGGAGTACGCGGAGTTCGTCGGGGACGAGGTGTGGTGGACCGCGCCCCGCCCGACCGAGGGCGGGCGCCGGGCGCTGGTGCGGCGGCGGGCCGAGGGCGGCGAGGAGTCGGTGCTGCCCGCGCCGTGGAACGTCCGCAGCAGGGTCATCGAGTACGGCGGCCGGCCCTGGGCCGGAGCGCAGCAGGGCGGCGGGCCGCTCCTGGTGTTCGTCAACTTCACGGACCAGCGGCTGTACGCGTACGAGCCGGACATACCCGGCAGCGAGCCCCGGCCCCTGACCCCCGTCTCGCCGGTCGGCGAAGGCATCCGCTGGGCTGATCCGCAGCTGCGCCCCGACCTGGGCGAAGTGTGGTGCGTGCTCGAGGAGTTCACCGGGGACGGACCCAGTGATGTGCGCCGGGTGATCGCGGCCGTACCGCTCGACGGCTCGGCCGCCGAGGACCGGAGCGCGGTGCGGGAGCTGTCCGACGGACGGCACCGCTTCGTCACCGGCGCCCGGCTCTCGCCCGACGGACGGCGTGCGGCCTGGCTCGCCTGGGACCACCCGCGGATGCCCTGGGACGGCACCGAGTTGTTGGTCGCCGACGTCGGCGAGGACGGCCGCTTCGGTGTGGCGTCGGCGGTCGCGGGCGGACCCGAGGAGTCGATCGCCCAGGCCGAGTGGGCGCCGGACGGGACCCTGCTCTTCGCGTCGGACCGCACCGGCTGGTGGAACCTGTACCGGGCCGACGACCGGGGCGGAGCGGTCGCGCTGTGCCGGCGTGACGAGGAGTTCGCGGGACCGCTGTGGAAGATCGGCGTGCGCTGGTTCGCACCGCTGGACAACGGCCTGATCGCCGTCGTGCACGGCAAGGGCGCCACCGCGCTCGGGATACTCGACCCGGAGACCGGGGAAGTCGTCGACGCCGCGGGCCCCTGGACCGAGTGGTCCGGCACCCTCACCACCCACGGCAGCCGCGTCGTCGGCGTCGCCGCGAGCCCGCGCAGCGCGTACGAGGTCGTGGAGCTCGACACCTCCAGCGGCCGGGCCCGCGTCATCGGCGCCACACACGACGACCCGGTGGACCCCACCTACTATCCCGAACCCCAGATCCGCACCTTCAGCGGCCCGGCAGGGCGCGAGATCCACGCCCACATCTATCCACCGCACAACCCCCGACACCGCGCCCCGGACGCCGAGTTGCCGCCCTACGTGGTGTGGGTGCACGGCGGGCCGACCGGGCACGCCCCGCTCGTGCTCGACCTGGAGATCGCCTACTTCACCTCGCGCGGCATCGGCGTCGCCGAGGTCAACTACGGCGGCTCGACCGGGTACGGCCGCGCGTATCGCAACCGGCTGCGCGAGCAGTGGGGCGTCGTCGACGTCGAGGACTGCGCGGCCGTCGCCCTCGCCCTCGCCGAGGAGGGCACCGCCGACCCGGCGCGGCTCGCCATCCGGGGCGGCAGCGCGGGCGGCTGGACCGCGGCGGCCTCGCTCGCCCTGACCGATGTGTACGCCTGCGGCACCGTCATCTACCCGATCCTCGACCTCACCGGCTGGGCCACCGGCGAGACCCACGACTTCGAGTCGCAGTACCTGGAGTCCCTGGTCGGGCCGCTCGCCGAGGTCCCGGGCCGCTACCAGGAGCGCTCGCCCGCCGCCCAGGCGGACAGGATCACCGCGCCGTTCCTGCTCCTGCAGGGCCTGGACGACGTGATCTGCCCGCCCTCCCAGTGCGAGCGGTTCCTCGCCCGGATGGCGGGGCGCCGGGTGCCGCACGCCTACATCGCCTTCGAGGGGGAGGGGCACGGCTTCCGTCGCGCGGACACCATGATCCGCGTACTGGAGTCCGAACTCTCCCTGTATGCCCAGACCTTCGGCATCAGACCGCCCGGCATCGCGACCCTGGAGCTGTCCAAGTGA
- a CDS encoding M20/M25/M40 family metallo-hydrolase, which produces MADRQSGARAVAERAAGEVDDEALDEVVRFTSDLIRIDTTNRGSGDCQERPAAEYAAEQLAGAGLEPAMLERTKGRTNVVARIEGTDPSADALLVHGHLDVVPAEADDWQVHPFSGEIRDGVVWGRGAIDMKNMDAMILSVVRGWARAGIRPRRDIVIAFTADEEASAIDGSGFLADHQRHLFEGCTEGISESGAFTFHAGGGLRLYPVAAGERGTAWLKLTAEGRAGHGSKVNRANAVSRLAAAVARIGDHEWPVRLTPTVRAALTELAAVLGIDADVDAPDFDVDLLLSKLGPAASLVEPTVRNSANPTVLEAGYKVNVIPGHATAYVDGRVVPGGEAEFRTTMDALTGPDVSWDYHHGEVALQAPVDSPTYAAMKAALEEFDPGAHVVPYCMSGGTDAKQFSRLGITGYGFSPLKLPEGFDYQALFHGVDERVPVEALHFGVRVLDRFLRTV; this is translated from the coding sequence ATGGCTGACCGCCAGTCAGGCGCCCGGGCAGTTGCCGAGCGCGCAGCCGGCGAGGTGGACGACGAGGCGCTCGACGAGGTCGTGCGGTTCACGTCCGACCTGATCCGCATCGACACCACCAACCGAGGCAGCGGCGACTGCCAGGAGCGCCCGGCCGCCGAGTACGCCGCCGAGCAGCTGGCGGGCGCAGGTCTGGAACCGGCCATGCTGGAGCGCACCAAGGGCCGGACGAACGTCGTGGCGCGCATCGAGGGCACCGACCCCTCTGCCGACGCGCTGCTCGTCCACGGCCACCTGGACGTCGTGCCCGCCGAGGCCGACGACTGGCAGGTGCACCCGTTCTCCGGCGAGATCCGCGACGGCGTGGTCTGGGGCCGGGGCGCGATCGACATGAAGAACATGGACGCGATGATCCTGTCCGTCGTACGCGGCTGGGCGCGCGCGGGAATCCGCCCCCGCCGGGACATCGTGATCGCCTTCACCGCCGACGAGGAGGCCAGCGCCATCGACGGCTCCGGCTTCCTCGCCGACCACCAGCGCCACCTCTTCGAGGGCTGCACCGAGGGCATCAGCGAGTCCGGCGCCTTCACCTTCCACGCAGGTGGCGGCCTGCGCCTCTACCCCGTCGCGGCGGGGGAGCGGGGCACCGCCTGGCTCAAGCTCACCGCCGAGGGCCGCGCAGGACACGGCTCCAAGGTCAACCGCGCCAACGCGGTCAGCAGGCTCGCGGCCGCCGTCGCCCGCATCGGGGACCACGAGTGGCCGGTCCGCCTCACCCCCACCGTGCGTGCCGCGCTCACCGAACTGGCCGCGGTCCTCGGCATCGACGCGGACGTCGACGCCCCGGACTTCGACGTCGACCTGCTCCTGAGCAAGCTGGGCCCGGCCGCGTCCCTCGTCGAGCCCACCGTGCGCAACAGCGCCAACCCCACGGTCCTCGAGGCCGGATACAAGGTCAATGTGATCCCCGGGCACGCCACGGCCTATGTCGACGGCCGTGTGGTGCCCGGCGGCGAAGCAGAGTTCCGCACCACCATGGACGCGCTCACCGGACCCGATGTTTCCTGGGACTACCACCACGGCGAGGTCGCACTGCAGGCCCCCGTCGACTCACCCACGTATGCCGCGATGAAGGCGGCGCTGGAAGAGTTCGACCCAGGGGCACATGTGGTGCCGTACTGCATGTCGGGTGGCACGGACGCCAAGCAGTTCTCCCGCCTCGGCATCACCGGCTACGGCTTCTCGCCGCTGAAACTGCCCGAGGGCTTCGACTATCAGGCGCTCTTCCACGGCGTGGACGAGCGGGTGCCGGTCGAGGCACTGCACTTCGGGGTTCGTGTGCTGGACCGATTTCTGCGAACGGTCTAG
- a CDS encoding M55 family metallopeptidase, whose protein sequence is MKILISADMEGATGVTWPADVLPGTPQWERCRAMFTSDVNAAVLGFFDGGADEVLINEAHWSMRNLLLERLDERAEMLTGRHKSLSMVEGIQHGDVDGIAFVGYHTGAGAEGVLAHTYLANSITGVWLNGVRASEGLLNAQVVAEYGVPVILVTGDDLTCDDALGYAPEARKVAVKDHVSRYAAVCRTPARTAGDIRAAAKEAAALAVRHEPVRGGPFTVELEFDAEHLSMAATVVPGVGRTGERKVAYTSQDMYEGIRTFKAVTTIVSAAVEEQYG, encoded by the coding sequence ATGAAGATCCTGATCAGCGCCGACATGGAGGGCGCCACCGGCGTGACGTGGCCCGCCGACGTGCTGCCCGGCACGCCCCAGTGGGAGCGGTGCCGCGCCATGTTCACCTCGGACGTGAATGCCGCCGTGCTCGGTTTCTTCGACGGCGGTGCCGATGAGGTGCTCATCAATGAGGCGCACTGGTCCATGCGCAATCTGCTGCTCGAGCGTCTGGACGAGCGCGCGGAAATGCTCACCGGCCGGCACAAGTCGCTGAGCATGGTCGAGGGCATCCAGCACGGGGACGTCGACGGCATCGCCTTCGTCGGCTACCACACGGGCGCGGGCGCGGAGGGCGTGCTCGCGCACACCTATCTGGCCAACTCGATCACCGGGGTGTGGCTGAACGGCGTGCGGGCGAGCGAGGGCCTGCTGAACGCGCAGGTGGTCGCGGAGTACGGAGTGCCCGTCATCCTCGTCACCGGTGACGATCTGACCTGTGACGACGCCCTCGGCTATGCGCCCGAGGCACGCAAGGTCGCGGTGAAGGACCACGTATCGCGGTACGCGGCGGTGTGCCGCACCCCCGCGCGCACGGCCGGTGACATCAGGGCCGCGGCCAAGGAGGCGGCGGCGCTCGCGGTGCGGCACGAGCCGGTGCGCGGCGGGCCCTTCACCGTGGAGCTGGAGTTCGACGCGGAGCACCTGTCGATGGCGGCGACGGTCGTTCCGGGTGTCGGGCGAACCGGGGAGCGCAAGGTCGCGTATACCTCGCAGGACATGTACGAGGGGATTCGGACCTTCAAGGCGGTCACCACGATCGTCTCGGCCGCGGTGGAGGAGCAGTATGGCTGA